A part of Arthrobacter dokdonellae genomic DNA contains:
- a CDS encoding alpha/beta hydrolase family protein: MSVESNGPAAAGDGATAEPHILELRIHGVRDTPPWDILGVGREDVIKVAGDNLGSFWILKKAANVDAPPPQFGSEVPKSIRREAYSWGSMARYAPTPGANLLGKSAAVIRRVGWLMMLPFALCNAAYWMRPLARARQTTGGGRNPVADRGWLDGSDGGIVRVFGLFLTLFLAASATAASVDLVGNQCIRTGQVCSTLPGLFDGLASMDQPKRNVILTLLPLAMLLVIYALSVLGRVRFSANVAAHPGGASLPAGTTASAESAKPDHPLLKTPGFWHSPMMPRATELLHLAGAGALITAMLAWDSLYSPVPGCRNLSTFFTAQCGAGFSEAVVGQAPPAGARSAIAGRPDSFTVLLVALALLAAVTCRILVSVTGNADVAAPRKRAGNAGRAGGRDELWWAATLLGAVAALGLANAAMLWLGPDGMAAESVSSPQHREFLGVFWTPGLLILVMVGMSISGLGWRRGAGTAASLVLFGGAAACFIGGAVIMKTTANRTEPAILFAVTVLLLAGLALHLFRKRKGRNHQHEGWHGTGPGLIMIIAVGVAVALSSVLVVGTANFLNGRLSLTGGTASGVTWRIVDGGSAADTAAAPAVTEVPVYDQYGLALLFTVVVVGLVLMVAMFRQLRGPLVVLSTPDPTTMPAQGTEAGKYPQGRPAPSSPPLGNVARLVLEGRRTAGLLHRVEHSLGWLGGTFLVGLLGSLAWSLFQPSISEGGTATGALWTQQMSSVVLGLVAVALVGGIVVSAASSSVRPAGVLWDLMCFLPNAAHPLGPPCYAERVIPELGARIEEWLDPEGGASSQRKVVISAHSLGGVLAVACLFARQAEHKDLSNIGLMTYGCQLRAYFGRFFPELFGPAALGTPGSEGASLWAADPWQKQVDHDFSSTPGTAADNHPQSLANLLTTPPDGVPRWINLWRRTDFIGFPVKSYGRNEIDRGADELDVSSYMLTLATHSGYPSSRAYPSAMVELLMRMDEPGS, translated from the coding sequence ATGAGCGTCGAATCAAACGGGCCAGCAGCCGCCGGGGATGGCGCAACAGCCGAACCCCACATTCTCGAATTGCGAATTCATGGCGTCAGGGACACGCCGCCCTGGGACATTTTGGGCGTTGGGCGTGAGGACGTCATTAAGGTGGCCGGAGACAATTTGGGCTCGTTCTGGATTCTCAAGAAGGCTGCAAACGTAGACGCTCCACCGCCGCAGTTTGGCAGTGAGGTGCCGAAATCCATTCGGCGGGAGGCCTATTCCTGGGGATCGATGGCCCGGTACGCCCCGACGCCGGGAGCGAACCTCCTGGGCAAGAGCGCCGCGGTCATTCGACGGGTTGGCTGGCTGATGATGCTGCCATTTGCGCTTTGCAATGCAGCATATTGGATGCGCCCGCTGGCAAGGGCACGCCAGACCACGGGCGGGGGGCGCAACCCGGTTGCCGACAGGGGCTGGCTCGATGGCAGTGACGGCGGAATTGTGCGCGTCTTTGGACTTTTCCTGACCCTGTTCCTTGCCGCCTCTGCCACGGCCGCCAGCGTCGACCTGGTGGGGAATCAATGCATTCGCACGGGACAGGTTTGTTCCACGCTGCCGGGCCTGTTCGATGGGCTGGCGTCCATGGACCAACCGAAGCGAAATGTCATACTCACCCTCCTGCCCTTGGCGATGCTCCTGGTGATTTATGCCCTGTCCGTCCTCGGGCGGGTTCGGTTCTCGGCCAATGTCGCCGCGCACCCCGGCGGCGCCTCGCTGCCGGCCGGGACAACGGCGTCCGCTGAGAGCGCAAAGCCCGATCATCCGCTGTTGAAAACGCCGGGATTTTGGCACAGCCCGATGATGCCGCGGGCAACGGAACTGCTCCACCTTGCCGGCGCAGGCGCCCTGATTACAGCCATGCTCGCGTGGGATTCCTTGTACTCTCCCGTTCCGGGCTGCCGCAACCTGTCCACATTTTTTACCGCGCAGTGCGGTGCCGGCTTCAGCGAGGCCGTGGTTGGCCAGGCCCCTCCAGCAGGGGCCAGGTCCGCCATTGCCGGGCGGCCCGATTCGTTCACGGTGCTTCTCGTGGCGTTGGCACTTTTGGCGGCTGTCACGTGCCGCATTTTGGTCAGTGTCACCGGCAACGCCGATGTAGCAGCACCCCGGAAGCGAGCCGGAAACGCCGGCCGCGCAGGCGGGCGCGATGAGTTGTGGTGGGCTGCCACCTTGCTTGGCGCGGTCGCGGCCTTGGGCTTGGCCAATGCCGCGATGCTGTGGCTTGGCCCGGACGGGATGGCTGCCGAGTCAGTTTCGAGCCCGCAACATCGGGAATTTCTCGGCGTTTTCTGGACACCGGGCCTGTTGATCCTGGTCATGGTCGGGATGTCCATTTCCGGACTCGGATGGCGGCGGGGTGCCGGAACGGCTGCCTCACTCGTCCTTTTTGGGGGCGCTGCCGCCTGTTTCATTGGCGGGGCCGTGATCATGAAAACCACCGCGAACCGCACGGAACCAGCCATTCTCTTTGCCGTGACGGTCCTCCTGCTGGCCGGGCTGGCGCTGCACCTCTTCCGCAAGCGGAAGGGAAGGAACCACCAACACGAAGGCTGGCACGGCACGGGGCCAGGACTCATCATGATTATTGCCGTGGGTGTGGCCGTCGCCTTGAGCAGTGTCTTGGTGGTGGGCACCGCCAACTTCCTCAATGGAAGGCTGTCGCTGACGGGCGGCACCGCATCGGGTGTGACGTGGCGAATCGTGGATGGTGGCAGTGCCGCGGACACTGCTGCCGCGCCTGCGGTGACGGAAGTTCCGGTCTATGACCAATACGGTCTTGCGCTGCTCTTCACGGTTGTCGTTGTCGGGCTGGTGCTCATGGTGGCCATGTTCCGGCAATTGCGGGGCCCGCTCGTTGTGCTCAGCACTCCGGACCCCACGACAATGCCCGCGCAAGGCACGGAGGCCGGAAAGTATCCACAGGGACGTCCGGCGCCTTCCAGCCCGCCGCTGGGCAATGTGGCGCGTTTGGTATTGGAAGGACGGCGGACAGCAGGGCTGCTCCACCGCGTCGAACACAGCCTGGGCTGGCTTGGCGGGACATTCTTGGTTGGCCTGCTGGGCTCGCTGGCCTGGAGCCTGTTCCAGCCATCCATCTCGGAAGGCGGGACCGCAACCGGCGCTTTGTGGACCCAGCAGATGTCAAGTGTGGTGTTGGGCCTCGTGGCAGTGGCACTCGTGGGCGGCATTGTTGTGAGCGCCGCATCCAGCAGTGTCCGTCCGGCAGGTGTGCTGTGGGACTTGATGTGTTTTTTGCCCAATGCCGCCCACCCACTTGGCCCGCCATGCTACGCCGAACGTGTGATTCCTGAACTGGGAGCCAGGATCGAGGAATGGCTTGACCCGGAAGGTGGCGCCTCATCGCAACGCAAGGTGGTCATTTCCGCGCACAGCCTGGGCGGGGTGTTGGCAGTGGCCTGTCTGTTTGCCCGCCAGGCGGAGCACAAGGATTTGTCAAACATCGGCCTCATGACGTACGGCTGCCAGCTTAGAGCCTATTTTGGCAGATTTTTCCCCGAACTTTTCGGACCTGCCGCCCTCGGCACGCCGGGGAGCGAGGGCGCTTCCCTTTGGGCCGCGGATCCGTGGCAAAAGCAGGTGGATCACGACTTTTCGTCGACGCCGGGGACAGCGGCGGACAACCATCCCCAGTCACTGGCGAATTTGCTCACCACCCCGCCGGATGGCGTGCCCCGCTGGATCAATCTCTGGCGTCGAACCGACTTCATTGGATTCCCCGTCAAGTCGTATGGGAGGAATGAGATTGACCGCGGCGCCGACGAACTGGATGTCTCCTCATACATGTTGACCCTTGCGACCCACAGCGGCTATCCGTCCAGCAGGGCGTATCCCTCCGCGATGGTCGAGCTGCTGATGCGCATGGATGAGCCGGGAAGCTAG